A genomic region of Bombus terrestris chromosome 12, iyBomTerr1.2, whole genome shotgun sequence contains the following coding sequences:
- the LOC100642293 gene encoding methylcytosine dioxygenase TET2 isoform X2, translating into MQQSKDNLNPAANQQTGALRNGNPPPPVVSMSPGVMPFYGDTGAGFRPAAGFGNTVWHQGVAPVGAVAVETSAAPWPPQQFIQQIPAPNQLEELRYHTQYTAAAPYHPQPVAYQQQTFITTDQSAFQRAGATGQYTITGQPSPLPPVAPQTVPSTAQRPLNGQFMDPAATATQSVGYERQDYVNGYQQQDVTMAPPPSTTPTSRSSSVHMDNQQQQQASQQQPSQPQQQPTDTQVKGFATIAASNVSGNEMPGYPLQPGPQSLHNSNGYPGYVEMGQQVQNQWQPQQVSQQPQHQQQHMQRQHSIPDGGQRHLWSDTSTGTKMSNVSNNMNWSDGTLQQQHQQHQKPSQQQQQPGMQSNSMKGQETQQSMQMQGQQELPRPASHMSWENGSVKETPQTPQSWTDNTDNSQQQQTQGNWSRQSPKLRDASQNPRLTPSSQQQQPQHQGWLQHSPKLSDHQQNPSHQNARMTPSNQHNWQQSSPEMQQNSSQQNPRLTPSNQQMPQPGTQQQQQQQQQQWSQQTKLEKSPRLTPSNQMSWPDTPTSQPNWSPNSIKSDSSQQPQQQWPDSQPSPRRTPGHQPGTWQPQPPTQENKMENQMSWSPNSVAENQPTWGQQTTKQDMQNSGERVLWQQQDTGKPNGFVDTQDTQESNVFAQSNRVNLNSRLKSMILNKQQQQQQQQQLQHQQLQQQQSQQQSQHQMSHQEQQHHNMHHQMQSQHVNSNNGANGEYHTEDRIRDTHDNTEKLQEKQADQYLSQSNIISMAQSNESLTGNFLLHSHHPRVDSLPDGGGLWEWSGGSNNTLNNGTVLPENGMMVIDSFMKFGSEDKSVLDKPYEKQQQQQQQSHYHQQSQQQHEQRQLWKDESKSHDNQNIEDKSFQRRLCIEQPTNDKTFESCENNNADSEKNDGTEDDVGFSETPLVALVNKNDTSNYPESSEKIASTEPTNSSNCDSSQNIKQENIVEYGCSSSDCVPSPTVSSKSDGCASKEIKSEPDQRAQESNNYKFRGDGGPAKVSPGVGSWCCRRGGTEQPTPEHLREGCCQGLQTRDEILADSAEKSDVKNEGTQSPRTGSVPSTTKLQDHLDKLKNNVRSEVPDCNCFPADKCPPEPGSYYTHLGAAASLPDLRNDLERRTGLKGNAIRFEKVIYTGKEGKTTQGCPMAKWILRRSGLEEKILTIVKHRQGHKCPTAWIVVAMVAWEGVPTHEADRIYSLLSHKLNRFGLPTTRRCGTNEPRTCACQGLDPDTCGASFSFGCSWSMYYNGCKYARSKTVRKFRLSVRSEEQEVEERMHVLATLLSPLYLSLAPEAFNNQTQFEREASECRLGFKPGRPFSGVTACIDFCAHSHRDLHNMNNGCTVVVTMTKHRSLSKPEEEQLHVLPLYIMDTTDENGSKEGQDEKVRAGAVEVLTKYPCEVRVRSVPLQPCRRHGKKRKEDEPDTISNKKDSSKSTAEKIADPGRVPGHQEIPRPQMRDSQLSLEMASMFEGMDAQLQSSQVSSTVLDSPVSMYQGWSYQNEQQWGRNGWLDQRKNNWLNPWREYSFSGLDRDAKVDPDSTSLDDIRPRSTVSQDEHRPGSRNLPNSTMDSPRNCYPHSPRAHPISPRSSHTGTPGDIGYSMSPRGCPTTHQDQKIASPRSSGYPDTGYGHPPPNSKSYPNMYDTRQGSTSPKTSCTNFPVHLDQRNALNRTNHHHQSHNVNNIRNVGQSCDQSKLPYSRPAQDSSQQKYPTTQNYLEAQKSQIEQPFVNRIPGHYHPPHTAQSGRNLPYQGQHDSNADMFTGLSVSSCMGNTSHKPFSATNADLLLHSSTHLPPNNPPNGTQSLGSFDQRKYRMYKVPEQKTPGISQMSPAPSDQVGSWNMLGTWYPDQNKPFDQQQIYNDQIGPDRNHQQPTDHQKTFNWNDRVPHPDQSKPPCWETPSDPSPFRVPKGRPPSRTASNQNPNTDNTYQNSSNRTFLKPQEPTRNGVYADSPSNNAVQSSITTHQGNQRRTEWPEDKTKESFHDSRQNIANSNSNCFPWAEEMKQVQDFHGMPGLGHPHASFPQYGLYPTYPVFDKPYSNSWEGYNYHQSYPHHQAPEYPPQFYQQPKREACFPSPQYPYQGVPPYQGLNPGWARWDTPRWDIYGPPPYFPVLPEPPPKAEPLGEVADYSDNEECFKDSQMGGVAIALSHGSVLFECAKHEMHATTALKKPNRLNPTRISLVFYQHRNLNRPRHGWDEWEEKMRLRKLGVASTTTTTTTTSSSTSQSLSTPSTPTSPASAINTEKSTPLPYIPSVPSSQFMMRSPTYTTMTWTTLFPMHPCMITGPYQEGGAIG; encoded by the exons TCACCCGGAGTGATGCCATTCTACGGTGATACTGGCGCCGGTTTCCGACCAGCAGCCGGCTTTGGGAATACTGTTTGGCACCAGGGAGTCGCTCCCGTGGGAGCAGTTGCGGTTGAAACGTCAGCAGCACCATGGCCACCTCAGCAGTTCATTCAACAAATTCCTGCTCCGAATCAGCTCGAAGAGCTGAGGTATCATACCCAATACACCGCCGCAGCGCCATACCATCCACAACCAG TCGCATATCAGCAGCAGACTTTCATTACTACGGATCAGTCGGCATTTCAACGTGCCGGGGCGACAGGACAATACACAATCACGGGACAACCCTCACCCTTGCCACCAGTCGCCCCACAAACTGTACCATCGACAGCTCAGAGGCCACTAAACGGTCAATTCATGGATCCCGCTGCTACTGCAACCCAATCAGTTGGTTATGAAAGGCAGGATTACGTCAATGGTTACCAACAACAG GACGTGACGATGGCACCGCCGCCTTCAACCACTCCGACGAGTCGTAGCAGTTCCGTACACATGGACAACCAGCAACAACAGCAGGCCTCTCAGCAACAGCCGTCGCAACCGCAACAACAGCCAACGGATACGCAGGTGAAGGGATTCGCGACGATCGCGGCCAGCAACGTGTCGGGAAACGAGATGCCTGGGTATCCACTTCAACCGGGCCCACAGAGTTTACACAACTCTAACGGATATCCAGGCTACGTGGAAATGGGTCAACAAGTACAGAACCAATGGCAGCCGCAGCAGGTATCTCAGCAACCACAACACCAGCAACAGCACATGCAACGGCAACATTCGATACCTGACGGTGGCCAACGGCATTTATGGTCCGATACCAGTACCGGTACGAAAATGAGCAACGTGAGCAACAACATGAACTGGTCGGATGGGACGTTACAGCAACAGCATCAGCAACACCAGAAACCTtctcaacaacaacagcaaccggGTATGCAGAGCAATAGTATGAAAGGACAAGAGACACAGCAAAGTATGCAGATGCAAGGACAACAAGAATTACCCCGACCAGCGAGTCATATGAGTTGGGAGAACGGTAGCGTGAAGGAGACGCCACAGACTCCGCAGTCGTGGACAGATAATACAGACAACAGTCAGCAGCAACAAACTCAGGGAAATTGGTCGCGGCAGAGTCCGAAGCTGAGGGACGCTTCGCAGAATCCGAGATTGACACCGTCTAGTCAACAACAGCAGCCTCAGCACCAAGGCTGGCTGCAGCACTCGCCGAAGTTGTCAGACCATCAGCAGAATCCGTCTCATCAAAACGCCCGGATGACGCCCTCCAACCAACACAACTGGCAGCAGAGTAGTCCAGAGATGCAACAGAACTCAAGTCAACAGAATCCAAGGCTGACGCCATCTAACCAACAGATGCCGCAACCTGGGacgcagcaacaacaacagcaacagcagcagcagtgGTCACAACAGACGAAACTGGAGAAGAGTCCTAGACTTACTCCGTCTAATCAGATGTCCTGGCCAGACACGCCAACTAGTCAACCGAATTGGTCGCCCAATAGTATAAAGAGCGACAGTAGTCAACAACCTCAACAACAATGGCCAGATTCGCAGCCTAGTCCGAGGAGAACGCCTGGCCATCAACCGGGAACGTGGCAGCCTCAGCCACCCACACAAGAGAATAAAATGGAGAACCAAATGTCTTGGTCACCGAACTCGGTGGCCGAGAACCAACCTACCTGGGGCCAACAAACGACCAAACAAGACATGCAGAATTCCGGGGAAAGAGTGCTTTGGCAGCAACAGGACACCGGAAAACCGAATGGGTTCGTCGATACGCAAGATACTCAGGAGAGTAATGTATTTGCTCAATCAAATCGCGTGAATTTGAACAGTCGACTGAAATCGATGATTCTAAAtaaacaacaacagcaacaacagcaacaacaactacAGCATCAACAGCTTCAACAGCAGCAATCGCAGCAACAGTCTCAGCATCAAATGAGCCATCAGGAGCAACAACATCACAATATGCATCATCAAATGCAATCTCAACATGTGAACAGTAACAACGGAGCTAACGGCGAATACCATACAGAAGACAGGATACGAGACACGCATGACAATACGGAGAAATTGCAAGAGAAGCAGGCGGACCAGTATTTAAGTCAGTCGAATATCATCTCGATGGCGCAATCCAACGAATCCTTGACCggtaattttttattgcatAGCCACCACCCTCGGGTCGATAGTTTGCCCGATGGTGGTGGCTTATGGGAATGGTCAGGAGGAAGTAATAACACATTAAACAACGGTACCGTTCTGCCGGAAAACGGAATGATGGTCATCGACAGCTTCATGAAGTTTGGTTCAGAGGACAAGTCCGTGCTGGACAAACCATACgaaaaacaacaacaacagcaacagcaatcACACTATCACCAACAATCACAACAACAACACGAGCAACGACAGCTATGGAAGGATGAAAGTAAGAGCCATGACAATCAAAACATCGAGGATAAATCGTTTCAGAGGAGACTGTGCATAGAGCAGCCAACCAACGATAAGACTTTTGAATCTTGCGAAAACAACAACGCAGACAGCGAGAAGAACGATGGGACCGAGGACGACGTTGGTTTTTCAGAAACTCCATTAGTTGCATTAGTGAACAAGAACGACACATCAAATTATCCAGAAAGCAGCGAAAAGATTGCGTCGACGGAGCCAACCAACAGCTCTAACTGTGATTCCTCTCAGAATATCAAGCAGGAGAACATCGTCGAGTACGGTTGCTCTAGCTCCGATTGCGTTCCATCGCCGACGGTCTCGTCAAAGAGCGATGGCTGCGCGTCGAAGGAAATCAAGAGTGAACCGGACCAAAGGGCGCAGGAAAGTAACAACTACAAATTTCGTGGCGATGGCGGACCCGCTAAAGTGTCTCCGGGTGTCGGTTCGTGGTGTTGTCGACGAGGCGGCACCGAACAACCGACACCCGAACATTTGCGGGAGGGTTGTTGCCAGGGTTTGCAAACGAGGGACGAGATACTGGCCGACTCAGCAGAGAAGTCCGACGTAAAGAACGAAGGCACTCAAAGTCCACGTACCGGTAGCGTGCCTTCAACGACTAAGTTGCAAGATCACTTGGACAAACTGAAGAACAATGTCAGGAGCGAAGTGCCGGACTGCAACTGCTTTCCAGCTGACAAAT GTCCGCCAGAGCCCGGCTCGTACTACACTCATCTCGGGGCGGCTGCAAGCCTGCCTGACCTACGGAACGATCTTGAAAGAAGAACCGGCCTTAAGGGAAACGCCATTAGATTCGAAAAGGTCATCTACACcggaaaagaagggaaaaccACTCAGGGATGTCCAATGGCTAAATGG ATACTTCGACGATCTGGTCTGGAGGAGAAGATCCTGACCATAGTGAAACACCGACAAGGGCACAAGTGTCCAACAGCTTGGATCGTCGTGGCCATGGTTGCTTGGGAAGGCGTACCCACTCATGAAGCTGATCGAATCTATTCCCTGTTAAGTCATAAGCTGAATCGATTCGGTCTTCCTACTACTAGACGATGTGGAACGAACGAACCGAGAACCTGTGCTTGCCAAGGTCTCGATCCTGATACTTGCGGTGCAAGCTTTTCCTTTGGATGTTCCTGGTCAATGTATTATAATGGTTGCAAATACGCCAGAAGTAAAACCGTCCGTAAATTTCGATTGTCAGTACGATCAGAG gaGCAAGAAGTCGAAGAAAGAATGCACGTCCTAGCAACACTTTTATCGCCTCTGTATCTCAGCCTTGCACCGGAAGCATTCAACAATCAGACACAATTCGAACGGGAAGCGAGCGAATGCCGTTTGGGATTTAAACCTGGCCGACCTTTTTCCGGTGTTACGGCCTGTATCGACTTCTGCGCGCATTCTCATCGTGATCTTCACAACATGAACAACGGATGTACAGTG GTGGTCACTATGACAAAACACCGATCTCTATCAAAACCTGAAGAGGAACAGTTGCACGTACTTCCCCTTTACATCATGGATACTACGGATGAGAATGGGTCGAAAGAGGGACAGGATGAGAAGGTTCGCGCTGGAGCTGTAGAAGTTTTGAcaaa ATATCCTTGCGAAGTGAGAGTTCGATCGGTTCCACTCCAACCCTGCAGAAGACACggcaagaaaaggaaagaagacgAGCCAGATACCATTAGCAATAAGAAAGATAGTTCCAAAAGCACTGCTGAAAAAATAGCGGACCCAGGACGCGTACCAGGACACCAAGAAATACCTAGACCGCAAATGAGGGACTCCCAACTATCCCTGGAAATGGCGTCTATGTTCGAAGGAATGGATGCTCAATTACAAAGCTCTCAGGTGTCCTCCACTGTTCTAGACAGTCCAGTGTCCATGTATCAAGGATGGAGTTACCAGAATGAACAACAGTGGGGTAGAAACGGTTGGCTCGATCAGCGAAAAAATAATTGGTTAAACCCGTGGAGAGAATACTCGTTCAGTGGTCTGGACAGAGACGCAAAAGTTGACCCAGATAGTACAAGTCTAGACGATATCAGGCCTAGGAGCACCGTTTCTCAGGATGAACATCGACCAGGTTCGCGAAATTTGCCTAATTCCACCATGGACTCGCCGAGGAACTGTTATCCACACTCACCGAGAGCTCATCCTATTTCACCAAGGAGCTCTCATACAGGAACACCAGGGGATATCGGTTACTCCATGTCTCCTAGAGGATGTCCAACTACACATCAAGACCAAAAAATTGCTTCGCCAAGAAGCTCCGGGTATCCGGACACGGGCTACGGCCATCCACCTCCCAATTCCAAAAGTTATCCGAATATGTACGACACCAGGCAGGGTAGTACATCCCCGAAGACAAGCTGTACAAATTTTCCGGTCCATTTGGATCAGAGGAACGCACTCAACCGAACGAATCATCATCATCAATCGCACAACGTAAATAACATTCGAAACGTTGGACAGAGCTGCGATCAGTCGAAATTGCCGTACTCCAGACCTGCGCAAGATTCTAGTCAGCAAAAGTACCCTACCACGCAGAACTACTTAGAGGCTCAAAAATCGCAGATCGAACAACCTTTTGTGAACAGGATACCAGGCCATTATCACCCCCCTCATACCGCGCAGTCCGGTAGAAATCTTCCATATCAGGGCCAGCACGATTCAAACGCGGACATGTTCACTGGCCTGTCGGTGTCTTCTTGCATGGGCAACACTAGTCACAAGCCGTTCAGCGCCACGAATGCGGATCTATTGCTACACAGCTCGACGCATCTTCCGCCCAACAATCCACCAAACGGCACTCAGAGCTTAGGATCATTCGATCAGAGAAAATATCGGATGTATAAGGTTCCTGAACAAAAGACACCCGGAATTAGTCAAATGTCACCGGCGCCCTCTGACCAAGTGGGAAGCTGGAACATGCTAGGTACTTGGTACCCCGACCAAAACAAACCTTTCGATCAACAACAGATTTATAACGATCAAATAGGTCCTGATAGAAATCACCAGCAACCTACAGACCACCAGAAAACATTTAATTGGAACGATAGAGTACCGCATCCGGACCAGTCGAAACCACCTTGCTGGGAAACACCCTCGGATCCTTCTCCGTTCAGGGTGCCAAAGGGCAGACCACCGTCGAGGACAGCGTCAAACCAGAATCCAAACACAGACAATACATATCAAAATTCTTCCAATAGAACGTTCCTTAAGCCTCAGGAGCCGACGCGGAACGGTGTCTACGCGGACAGTCCAAGCAACAACGCGGTGCAAAGCAGCATCACGACACATCAAGGTAACCAACGAAGAACAGAGTGGCCGGAAGATAAGACGAAGGAGAGTTTCCACGATTCCAGACAAAACATCGCGAATTCAAACTCGAACTGCTTTCCATGGGCCGAAGAGATGAAACAGGTGCAAGACTTCCACGGGATGCCGGGCTTGGGACATCCTCACGCTTCCTTCCCACAATACGGACTGTATCCAACATACCCTGTCTTTGACAAACCATATTCTAATTCTTGGGAAGGCTACAACTATCACCAATCGTATCCACACCATCAGGCGCCGGAATATCCACCTCAATTCTATCAGCAACCAAAGAGAGAGGCCTGCTTTCCTTCGCCTCAATATCCCTATCAAGGAGTGCCCCCGTATCAAGGTTTGAATCCAGGTTGGGCGAGATGGGACACTCCTCGCTGGGATATTTACGGACCACCACCCTACTTTCCGGTGTTACCAGAGCCTCCTCCAAAAGCAGAACCACTAGGAGAGGTAGCCGACTATTCCGACAATGAAGAGTGCTTCAAGGATTCGCAGATGGGTGGAGTTGCCATTGCATTGAGCCACGGTAGCGTGTTGTTCGAGTGCGCCAAGCACGAGATGCATGCCACCACGGCTCTCAAAAAGCCTAATCGTCTGAATCCAACCAGAATCAGCCTGGTCTTTTACCAACATCGTAATCTTAACCGACCAAGACACGGATGGGACGAATGGGAAGAAAAGATGCGACTCAGGAAACTAGGTGTTGCGagtaccaccaccaccactactaCTACATCATCGTCCACTTCGCAATCACTGTCTACTCCATCAACTCCAACCAGTCCAGCCAGTGCAATCAACACCGAAAAATCCACTCCGCTACCTTACATACCCAGTGTTCCTAGTTCTCAGTTCATGATGAGATCGCCTACGTATACCACCATGACCTGGACCACACTTTTCCCAATGCATCCGTGCATGATAACTGGCCCATATCAGGAGGGAGGGGCCATTGGATGA